Genomic segment of Iocasia fonsfrigidae:
GAGAAGTTGGCCTCTCCCCTGATAGCCTTTTGCATATATTCCCTGTTTGAGCGGTCATCAAGGTCACCGACAGTTTTATAGATCTGCCTCCCGGCCCTATTCATAACATATAGATTGGCAATATAGGGGTTACCAGCTGTTATAGGGTCTAAGACATCCTTAATTCTTTCAGGATCCATCTCCTTTACCCCAGCTGTCTCTACAATTGAATCAACAGTTATCCGGGTATTAGTTATCATAGAACCAACTGTATCCCCAAGACCTTCAGCTAATTTCATATTATCATTATATATCTGCTTATTTATTAAAGCTCTTTCTTGATTTATAGTAATAATACCATATATGATTAGGGGTGTTATCATTAAAAAGACCAGGATTAAAAATAATTTTGTTTTAAAACTCTCCAATACTTTCATTATATGTACCTCCATTTCCTATTATATTGCTCTGCTGTATTGTATTGAACGTTTTTATTATCTTTTAACCACGCTGATCTTTCATGACCTGATAAATAAACTTATCAATTTTTTGACTCACCTCCAGTACTTTTGGTGAAGTAAGAGTTAGCTTCATAACCTCATCTTTGACCTGATTTTTAAGGGTATTGATTTTATTTAATGTAGGGTCGTTCCTTTCGTCTATCACATCTATTTTCCTCCTATTATTTTAGGTTTTATAATTTATTATAAATACAATTATCTAATACCTTTAAGGTTTATTTGCTAGTTTAATTTCTATGTATTATTTCTGTTACTATTGTACCATAATATTTTGAACAAATTATCAAATTTAACCAATTATTTTGACACATTCTGAGTTGTTATGTTAAAAAATCTACTAATAAATAACAATTGATTAATATTGTGACTAATTTTGTTTTTTTCGTATAAAAAATTTCTATATAATGATGATATTAGTTTATAAGGGGGCAAAAACATGAATTCATTTTCATTTCGCTTAAAAAATTTAAGAAAAGAAAAAAATATATCACAGGAAAAATTAGCAAATGATCTGGGGTATTCCCGGTCCACTATTGCCAATTACGAACAAAATACCAGACTGCCTTCAGCTGATGTTTTGACTAGAATTGCAGACTATTTTGAAGTTTCTTTAGATTACCTGCTAGGGAGGTCAAATATACGCTTAAGTCTGAAGGACTACCTAACACATAACACCCCAAGCATTCTGTTATTTATTGACTTTGAAAGTGGTAAAATCATTGAGCACAGCCCAGCTGCTCTATCATACTATGGTTATACCCGCGAACAATTTCTTAATAAAACAATCTTTGATCTACATACCCATCCCAGGGGGGAGATCAAAATATTAATCGATGAGGCACACAATAAAAAACAGCAGGTCTTTTATTCTAAACATAGATTAGCTAATGGTGAGATTAGAGATGTTAAAATAACTATAACCAGCTTAACTATTAATAGTAAAATCATCATAACCTTTTTAATTCAGGATATAACTGATTTTAGAAAAGAAAACATCTTTACTAATATACTCGATTCTTTACTGCTTACTCTGGGAAAAATTAACTTATATAAAACACCTTATAAAAAAAATCATTCTGAACATGTAGCTGCCCTTGCCTATGAAATAGGTAAACTCCTATCTCTACCAGCTTATAGACTTAATGCTCTGAAGATTGCTGCCTTACTCCATGATATTGGAGAATTGAATATCCCTTATGATATTCTAAACAAACCATCTGGTTTAACAGAAAATGAATTTAATCTTATCAAAGAACATCCTCAGTTTAGTTATGACATAATCAGCAATATCCCTTTTGAACAACCAGTAGCAAAAATTGTATTACAACACCATGAAAGAATAGATGGCTCAGGTTATCCTAAGGGCTTAAGTAATAGCAATATACTCATTGAAGCAAAAATATTGGCGGTTGCTGATGTTGTTGATGCTATCACCTCAGATCGGCCATATAGACAGGCCCTGGGAATAGACTATGCCTTAAATGAATTAAAAAGAAACAGCAGGATAAAATATGACCCGGATGTAGTTGAGGCCTGTCTTAAATTGTTTAAAAATAAGTTGTTTACATTTAAAAATAAAAAACTAAAATAATTACCATAATTAAAAGGCTAAATTCAGGAAATAACTAAAGAAGAGTAAGAAAAGGGAGGTGAAACTAAATGAGTGTAGGCAAACAACTCCATCAAACCCTGGCCTCTCTCCGTAGTGCCAAGACTGATATGGAAACCTATGCCTTATCAACTGAAGATAAAGATGCTCAAAAACTCTATGCCGATTGTGAAAACCAACTGGAAAATATGATCAATAGTTTTGCTGGCAGGGTAAATTATGTTGAAGAACAGGAACCACAGTATAATGTAAAAAAACAAATGCAGGAAAATAATCAACAAAAATCCTGAAAATTTAAATGTTGAACCCACAAAGGAGACTTATCAAATGATAAGTCTCCTTCTTTGTAATTTAAATCCTTAGCTATTTTATTGATTCTAATGAAATACTAATTCCCAGTAGAGTAAAAAAATCAGAAAAAGGGGTATCCACAATAATTGATACTGAAAGTCTTTATATATCAGATTATAAAGATACCTACCTAATTTATCTAAATACCTATTAACTCTGTTAAACAAGATATCAAGTGATGGTGTTTGCTGTTTTTTTATCTCAAAGCAATTAAAGACCTTAAGAATAAATACAGCAGGCAGCAGGTAGAAAATCACCTCTAAAAAGCCAGTTTTGAAATTATACCTGAAATCTATATCCTTTATAATTTTTACAATTAATTCACCATAAAACCCTACTGTTAAAAGTAATACAATAATTATAAATAGGGAAAGATATTCAAACTTTCTCAGCTGATATTTATTTCGGGCTCTACCTGATTCCCTTTGTCTTCTAGCAAGCAGATCCCTGAAAATACCCCAGTACAAAAAACGCAGGGCATATAAAGCAGTTAATAGACTGGAGATAAATAAGAGTATTGAGAAAAATTGTCCGCTATCAATTCCATGTTTTATCAGATGTTTACTATTATACCCGGCCAGTAGGGGAATCCCCATCAGAGAACTAAAACTTATGATGATACTTAAACAGCTTACTGTCTGTCTCTGCCAGGCATCTTTGAAATCATAGATACATCTACTCCCATATTCCTCAATTAAACACCCATTAGTTAAAAACAAAGCTGTTTTGGCCAAACCATGAGCAATAATATGCAAAATACTACCTAGATAAGCATAGCTAACCCCACTTCCAATCCCAATTGCTATATACCCTAACTGACTGATTGAACTATAGGCCAGCAAAACTTTATAATCAATTGCTAAAAGGGCCTTTATCCCACCATAGAAAACCATTAAAAAGCCCAGGATTAGTAGTAAATTACTCCCTTCTGGAATAATCTTTAAGTAAGTAATAAAACCAAGTTTTACTACCCAGCCAGATAGTACAGCACTTACCGGAACCGGTGCCTGTGAATGAACTGGAGGCAGCCAGAAATGCAAACCAAAAATAGCACTCTTCATTCCCAGACCCAGAATAAGTAAATTTTGCAGCCAGACCTCTTTGATGGGCATTATCTCACTATACCCGGCATTAATAGCCAGCAGTATGGCATATAACAAAATACTACTACCTAAAAACTGAACAATAAAATACTGCCCAGCCAGTCCCCTCCCTTTCCAGAGTAACATTAAACTGGTTGAAACACTCACCATTTCCCAACCTATCAGGAGAATCAACCACCTCCTGCTAAATATTACAATTAAAAAAGAAAGGATATAAATAAAATTCAACAGATAATATTCCTTCCGCTTTGTTTTAATACTAAGCCTGGCCAGAGACATAGTTAAGGCTGTCAGTAAGATGCCTGTTATTCCAAAAATAAGATTTAAATTATCTATTTTAAAATTCATCTTAATAATCTCAGACATAGAATCCTCCCCATATTTACATAATACAAAGGTCTTAATCTGCTTTTATGAGCTACATCAACAATATCCAGAGAAAAAGTATTACTAAAAATATTGGTATCCATAACAATTGATACTGGAAGTCCTGGTATACTAAATTATAGATAAATTGTCCATTTTTAAATAATATCCTGTTGATATTATTAAATAGTTTATCCAATGTTGGTCCAGTACCATGAGGGATTTTATTCCAGGAGATACCCCTTAAAATCAATATTGAAGCCACTGTAAAGGCTGAAACCTCCAGAAAACCCTTTAAGAAGTTATACTGAAATTCTATTTTCTCAAACATATTAACAATTGTCCCGGAGTAAAAACCTAAAGTAATAAGCAGTACTATAATCATAGTTAAAACAAGATACTCACTTTTGCCTATCTGCCCAGAAGATAGTTTGGAATCCCGTTTTTCCCTGGATATCAGATCCCTGAAAACACCCCAGTATAGAAACCGTACTGAATATAAAGCAGTCAACAGGCTTGCTGCATAGAGAATAATACTAAAGAAAAACCCGTTCTCAAAACCATATTTGATAAGATATTTACTGTTAAAACCAGCTAGAACAGGAAAACCCATTAAAGATGAAAAACTAATTAGGATACCCAGGCTGGACATTTTATACCTGGGCCACATATTCTTAAATTCATAAATACTGCTGCTGCCATATCCTTTAATTAAATTAGCACTCCCCAGAAAAAGCCCGCTTTTAGCCAGACCGTGGGTGATTATATGTAAGATACTCCCCAGATAGCCATAGATAGTCCCACTACCAATTCCAATAGCAATATAACCCAAATGACTGATTGAACTATAGGCCAGTAAAACCTTATAATTAGTAGCCATCAGGGCCTTTATTCCACCATAAAAAGCCATCAATAAACCCAGTACTAATAAAAGATTATTTCCCTTGCTAATCAGTTTCAACATGGTGATAAAACCTAATTTAACAACCCAGCCTGATGAGACAGCATTAAAGATTACAGAAGCCTGAGAATATATAGCTGGAAGCCAGAAATGCAGCCCAAAGATAGCACTCTTCATCCCCAGTCCAAAAATAAACAGATTCTGCAGCCAGGTATCACCAATAGCTTGAATCTCAGTATATCCCTGACTAATAGCCACTAAAATAACCAGTAATAAAAAACTACTTCCTAAAAACTGAACTATAAAATACTGGGTTGCTAACTCCTTCCCACGCCAGATAAGCATCAAACTGGTAGTAATCGTAACCATTTCCCAAGCTACAAAGAAAACCAACCAGTCCTGACTAAATATAACAATTAAAAAAGAAAAAACATAAGCAAGATTTAAAATTAAATATTCCCTGCGCTTTACCTCTATATCTGTCCAGGCAAATAAGATTGTAAAAACAGTCAATAATACCCCAGCAATAGCAATCATCAAGTTTAAACTACTGAAAACAAAGCTGCTCATAATCCCTGCCATATTAAGCCCTCCTCAATAGATTCTGGACAATGGCTATTACTGGTTGAGTAAACAGCCAGTAAAAAATACCGCTGACAAGCATGATTATTGTAAAGATATAGGCAACACCAGTAACAATTTTCTCCCTGTAGAAAACCGACAACACCAGACTGAGTTTCCTGGGTTTTATACCCCTTTCATAATCCAGTAAGTTATATCCCCTAAAAATATAACGCAGATAATAGAATAAAGAAATCACACTTAAAATAATGATCAAAAAGGCTGCAAAATAATAACCTGACTCAATAAATCCCTTTAAAATATAATATTTACTAAAAAACCCGGGTAAGGGAGGAACACCAACCATCCCCATAGCTGCTATAATAAAGGCAATAAAAATACCCTGATTTTTATAGGCAATACCATTGAAATCAGCAATATGATGACTATCAGCATATTGTAATAAATACCCGGCAATGATAAAAAGGGTCGTCTTCATCAAGAGATGACTGAAAACATGTAATAAACCACCAGCTAAACCGCTTACTGTGTTAAGAGCCAGGGCAGCGGCAATCATACCGATATGACCTATAGTTGAAAAGGCCAGCAGCCTCTTTAGATCATCTTCTTTAAAGGCCAGTAAGTGGCCTAAAGTACTGGAAAAAAGCCCTAAATATATAATAAAATTATGCAGTCCAACGTTTGATAATAAAGCAAAGCCAAAAACAGGCCAGAACAATCGCAGGAAAATATAGATAAATACTTTTAGTAACACACCTGATAATAAAGCACTAATCGGCCCCGGACAGGCGCTATGTGCCTTGGGTAACCAGAAATGGAAAGGGAAGATACCTGATTTAATAAATAATGAGGTCAGGAAAAATACTATAATAGCCATCATCAGGTTTGGATTGATTTTCCCAACATGGGCAGCAATACTTTCCATATTGAGTGTTCCAAGACTAAAGTAAATTAAAAATACAGCTATCAGGAAAAACAAACCCCCAACAACTCCATAAAAAAGATACTTAAACGCAGCCTCAGCACCTTCACGGTTCCTTTTAAACGCCACCAGGGCAGCTGAAGTTACCGTTATTAATTCGATAAAAACATATAAATTAAAGAGGTCGCCGGTCAGAATCGCCCCCTGCATCGCTCCTGAAACCAGAAAAAGCAGGACATAGTATTTGCCTTCATGATGACCGATAAACCCAATAGAATATAATATAATTAAAAACATACTTAAGCAGATCAATAGCGAAAAAAAGAGGCTTAGGCCATCCATCACAATTGTAATCCCTAAAGATGAAGCCCACCCCCCTAGCAGATACTTAATAAAAAAATCTCCCCTAATTACTGCCTGGTAATTGGCTGTCAAAAGCAGTATGGCAACTATCAACTCCCCTGCAGCCGATGAAATAACCAGTAATTTCCTGACCTTGATATATATTATATCGATTAAGGGAATTAGAAAGGCTGTAATCAACGGTATTAATATTAAAAGTAGGACATTTAATTCCATCAGTCACGCAACCCCTTTAATATATCCAAATCTATAACATTCGCATATTTATTTATCTCTATAATTAGGGTCAACAGAAAAGCTGTTGTACTAGCCCCAATCACAATACCAGTTAAAATCAGGGCCTGTGGTAAAGGATTTACCACAGCAGCTGCCTTACTGCCAGTTTTCAAAATTGGGATAACCCCTTCCCTGTAATTAAGAGCCATAACCCAGAAAAAAGTTGCAGCCTCCATTATATTTAACCCAATAACCAGTTTTATTAGATTTTTTTTAACTAATATTGTATAGAAGCCCAGCATAAAGAGTAAAAGAAAAACCAGATTATATATCAAGATTTCAACTCCTCTTCTACATAGGTTTTTTGTATCATACTATAGAAAATAATAGCCAGTCCAGCACCTATCTTAAAACCTATCCCAATATTTATGTAGGGAATAACCCCTGCACTTATTAGCCTCCCTGGTTCATTAATTAAGGGATTCACATTGGCCAGGAAATGTCCCTTTAAAACCAGACCCAGCCCACCAATAAATAGAAATAACAGGGCACCTCCAGTCTCCAGTAAGGTCTTAGTTTTAGGGGGGTATTTTCTATAATCATAGGCACTTCCATAGACAATACTCAGGATGATAGAAATAGTACCGAGGATAACTCCCCCCTGAAAACCACCACCAGGGGATAAATGTCCATGGGTAATGACATATAAACCAAATAAAAATATAAATGGAGCTAGAAAACCGAAGGTGTTTTTCACAATAAATGATAAACCCTGAGAGGATACAGGGAGTGTTTTAAAAGACAGCAAAAGAACAATGGCACTAACTGTAGCAAATATAACAGTACTCTCACCCATAGAGTCAAAAGCCCTATAATCATAGAGTATAGCTGTAACCAGGTTCAAAGAACCTGTTTCTTGTAAACCCTTAGTAATAATGTGCTCAGCTGTACTATCCACAACAATCTCCTGTTCAGGTATAAAATCAAAACTAAAAATTAGTAAAGCACTTAGTAAAATCAGGAGTAAAATGACAATAGAATTCTTCAATTACTCATCCTCCCTGGAGACATGGTTTTTCCTACCTGATCTGACCTGACTAATTGCCGCCATAAAAATTGCTGTATTCAAACCTGAACCAATCACAGCTTCAGTCAGAGCCACATCAGGTGCTTTATACAGGAGATAGAGTGCTGTCAGGGCAAATGAAAAAATAGAAAGACAGATAATAGAGATTAATTCTTCTTCAAATATTACTGCCAGTAAGGCTGCAAAGACCATTAAAGCAATCAGCAAGTATTCCAGAAAAATCATTTTTCTCCCCTCTCAAGATAATCTGCATATTCATCAACACTCCTCACCCTGGGTAAGGCTACCTTCTGCTGATAAGAAGACCTGGCAATAGAATGGGTGGCCATAGGGTTTGAAATCAAGAAAAACAAACCTATCAGGATAATTTTTGTACTTAGAAATAATTCCCAGACATAAACTGCCACACCAAAGGTTACTAAAACAGCACTAATAGTCAAAACTACAGCAGCGGCATGTATTCTGATGTAAACATCAGGAAACCTGATTAAACCTATTACCGTGATAATCGCAAAAACTCCGCCAGCTCCCATCAGCAGATATGAAATAATCTCCCTGATTAACATTATTTATACAGCTCCTTATGTTCAAAAAACTTAGCAAAAATCAATATATCTACAAAAAATAAGACAGCATAGGCTAAAACTATATCAACCAATAGTCCAATATCATAATATAAACCTAAGAGCAGCATAACCAGGGCCAGAAATATCCCTATCGTATCTGCAGCTATCAGCCTGTCAGTTATTGTCGGACCAATTATCAAACGGTATAAAGTAAGAAAGGCCAGTATCACAAAGAAAATAGCTAATCCCAAGATCATTTATAGATCACACCCAGCCATCTTTCAAACCTGGCGATAATTGCCTTTCTGGCCTCAGCCTCTTCCCTGGTATTTACATCTATCCAGTGGATATAGTAGGCCCTTTCTGCCCTATCAAAATCAATGGTTAACGTACCTGGAGTCAGGGTAATTAAATTAGCCAGAACAGTAATAGCAGAAACATTATTTAACTTTGTCTTCACTTTTACTATACCAGGGGAAAAAGAAGGTGATTTTTCAAAAACGTGTTTTGATACCTTTAAAGCCGAGATTACTGCTTCATAAAAAAAGACTGGGATAAAAAGAAAGGTCAATAAGCCTTTCCGCAATGCCCCCAGAAGGCCTATCCTCTGCTCTATCCTCTGGTAAAGCATATCCCCAAAAAGAACCGTAGTAAGGAGTGAGGCTGCTATCCCCACTACTATAACATCTAAAGAAGATCTTCCGGCAAAGATAAGCCAGACTATCAAAAAAGAAACAAAGGTAAATATTTTTTTAATCATATATTACCCCCTTAATTGTGCCATATATTAATTCTAATTTAGAAATGACTAAAATAACTATGTTTCTATTTTCTAGATAAAACAGCAGATTCCTGCTTTTATTTTCAGCATAATAAATAGCATTACATATGATATTTTTTTATAAGGATTTTTAAAAAAGCAGTATATTTTTTGACATAAGCAGATAACTTTGATATAGTCAATAACGGTATGTAAGCTGACTAAACACTTATTCTACCACTATAAACCTGGATAAATTCCTGTATATGTCATATGCGGGAATTTTTTATTGGAAATATATTTTTAACAACAAACAAAATTAATCTTAAGGGGGTTACAGATGAATAAAATAGAAGTTAAAAACCTGTATAAGATATACGGTCCCAGACCAAAAGAGGTTATACCCCTCTTGAAAAAGGGATTAAACAAAGATGATATCTTACAGAAAACAAAACATAGTGTTGGTGTCAATAATATTAATTTTAATGCCAGAGAGGGTGAGGTCTTTGTTATTATGGGGCTTTCTGGCAGTGGAAAGTCTACCCTGATTCGTTGTATGAATAGATTAATCGAACCTACCCAGGGGGAAATCTTACTCGATGGTGAAGACCTGACAAAAATGGATAAGGAAGCATTACGGGAAGTACGCCGCCATAAACTGGCAATGGTCTTCCAGCATTTTGCCCTCTTCCCCCATAGAACAGTCCTGGAAAATGTAGAATATGGTTTTGAAATCCAGCATATCAAGAAGCCTACCAGGAAAGAAATCGCTTTACAGGCCCTAAAACAGGTAGGTCTTAAGGAATGGCATGATCACAAACCAGCCAACCTGAGTGGGGGTATGCAGCAGAGGGTAGGACTGGCCAGGGCACTGGCCATAGATCCTGATATTCTCTTAATGGATGAAGCCTTCAGTGCCCTTGACCCACTGATTAGAAGAGATATGCAGAATGAGCTGTTAAATCTCCAGTCTAAATTACACAAAACAATTATTTTTATTACCCATGACCTTGATGAAGCCCTTAGGATTGGAGATAGGATTGCTATTTTAAATGAAGAGGGACAAATTGTGCAGATTGGTGAACCTGAAGAAATACTTTCAAACCCGGCCAATGACTATGTAGCAAAATTTGTTCAAGGTGTAAATAGATTAAAGGTTTTAACAGCTGAAGATGTAATGTTTAGACCTGATGCCCTGATCCATCTTAAGGATGGGCCAAATATGGCCCTGAAAACCATGACCAGAGAAGGATTTTCCAGCCTTTATGTAGTCGATAGTAATAAAAAAGTTGCCGGTGTAATTGATATTGACAGAGCAGTGCAGGCTAAAAAAGACAGGAGTAAAAACCTGGATAAATACCTGGACAAGGATTTTGCCCAGGCCAAACCTGATACCCCCCTTACAGAATTATTACCCATGACCTCCCAAACAGCATATCCAATAGCAATTACAGATGACAGTAAAAGACTGTTGGGGATTATTGTCCGGGTAACAATTCTTTCTTCACTGGCAGAAGGGAGTGTTGCTGATGATTAATCTTCCAATTGGTAGTATTTTTGATATCCTGGTAAAATGGCTGAGTAATAATGCTGATTCCTTATTTGACTTTTTCTCTTCTATTATTGGTATCATTATAATCAATGTTGAGGGGCTATTACTGGTTATCCCCCCCTTACTCTTTATTATAATATTAGCAGCTCTGGCCTGGTATTTAGAAGGTAGAAACCTGCTGATTTTTACTGTAGTTGGTTTTATGATAATACTCAGCATGGACCTCTGGAGTGAAACAATGGAAACCCTGGCTATGGTCTTAAGCTCAGGAGTGGTTACCCTCAGTTTAGGTATTCCCCTCGGCATTCTAGCAGCTAAAAAGGACCTCTTTGATAAGATAATCAGGCCTGTACTGGATTTCATGCAGACTATGCCCAGTTTTGTTTATCTAATACCAGCTGTCATCTTTTTTGGAATGGGCATGGTTCCTGGTGTAATTGCTACAGTCATCTTCTCCATGCCACCTGTAATTAGATTAACCAATCTCGGATTGCGGCAGGTTGATAAAGAAGTAATTGAAGCAGCCAGGTCTTTCGGCTCTACCGGTAAACAAATACTCCTAAAGGTCCAGCTGCCCCTGGCAATTCCAACAATAATGGCCGGTATTAACCAAGCAATTATGCTCTCTTTATCTATGGTTGTTATTTCTTCAATGATCGGTGCTGGAGGGCTTGGAGGTATTGTCTTAAGGGGGATTACCCAATTAAAAATTGGCATGGGATTTGAAGGTGGTTTAGGTGTTGTCATCCTGGCTATCTTCCTTGACAGGATAACCCAGAGTTTTACATCTGAATAAAAACCATTAAGTATATTAATTAAGTCATATTATAAAGTAGTCAAAAAATATTAAATGGAGGTATTCTAATGAAGAAAACTAAATTATTATTAGGCATACTTGTTCTACTAATTTCACTTACTCTCTTTGTCGGCTGTACAAATAACACAAAAAAAGAACCGCTTGTCATGGGCGAACCAAACTGGCCAGGAATTTTAGCTAAAAACGCTGTTGCTACACATATCTTAAGTAATATCGGTTATGAGGTTGACAGAAAACAGCTGACAGACCCGGTCATCCATCAGGGGCTGGCAGATGCTGAAGTTGATATCTATCTAGGGTCATGGATGCCTTCTATCAAAGAATTACGTCAGGAATTGGGAGAAAATAATATTGACCTGGTAACCACCAATATGAATGATGGTCTCTATACAATGGCTGTTCCTGAATACCTCTGGGAACAAGGTGTGAGAACTTATAGTGACCTGAATAAATATGCTGATAAATTTGATTATAAAATGTATGTTGGTGAAGCCGGCTGGGAAGCATCTGAAATAATGAATCATGCCATCGATGAAAACATCTATAATCTTGGGAAATGGAAGGCAATTACTTCTACCCAGTCTGCCCTGATGGCCCAGATGAAAAAGGCCATTAATAATGAAGAATGGATGGTCTTTATTGCCTGGAAACCCCACTGGATGAACTATGTTTTTGATATAAAATACCTGGAAGACCCGGAACAACTCTGGGAAAGTGCTGAATCATGGGTAGACACACTTGCCAGAAAAGGTCTTAAAGAAGACTATCCCCAGGTCTATAAATTCCTGGAGCAGTTTATACCAGATGCCGAACTATCCAATGAATGGATCTATGAAATTGGCTACCAGGAGAAAGACCCTGATGATGTCGCCCGGAAATGGGTTGCTGAAAACATGGATATTGTTGCAGAATGGCTTGCTGGTGTAAAATCTGCCGATGGCAAAAAAGCCATTGATGTTTTAAGAAAAAA
This window contains:
- a CDS encoding aspartyl-phosphate phosphatase Spo0E family protein, which codes for MIDERNDPTLNKINTLKNQVKDEVMKLTLTSPKVLEVSQKIDKFIYQVMKDQRG
- a CDS encoding HD domain-containing phosphohydrolase; translation: MNSFSFRLKNLRKEKNISQEKLANDLGYSRSTIANYEQNTRLPSADVLTRIADYFEVSLDYLLGRSNIRLSLKDYLTHNTPSILLFIDFESGKIIEHSPAALSYYGYTREQFLNKTIFDLHTHPRGEIKILIDEAHNKKQQVFYSKHRLANGEIRDVKITITSLTINSKIIITFLIQDITDFRKENIFTNILDSLLLTLGKINLYKTPYKKNHSEHVAALAYEIGKLLSLPAYRLNALKIAALLHDIGELNIPYDILNKPSGLTENEFNLIKEHPQFSYDIISNIPFEQPVAKIVLQHHERIDGSGYPKGLSNSNILIEAKILAVADVVDAITSDRPYRQALGIDYALNELKRNSRIKYDPDVVEACLKLFKNKLFTFKNKKLK
- a CDS encoding DUF1657 domain-containing protein, which encodes MSVGKQLHQTLASLRSAKTDMETYALSTEDKDAQKLYADCENQLENMINSFAGRVNYVEEQEPQYNVKKQMQENNQQKS
- a CDS encoding complex I subunit 5 family protein; protein product: MSEIIKMNFKIDNLNLIFGITGILLTALTMSLARLSIKTKRKEYYLLNFIYILSFLIVIFSRRWLILLIGWEMVSVSTSLMLLWKGRGLAGQYFIVQFLGSSILLYAILLAINAGYSEIMPIKEVWLQNLLILGLGMKSAIFGLHFWLPPVHSQAPVPVSAVLSGWVVKLGFITYLKIIPEGSNLLLILGFLMVFYGGIKALLAIDYKVLLAYSSISQLGYIAIGIGSGVSYAYLGSILHIIAHGLAKTALFLTNGCLIEEYGSRCIYDFKDAWQRQTVSCLSIIISFSSLMGIPLLAGYNSKHLIKHGIDSGQFFSILLFISSLLTALYALRFLYWGIFRDLLARRQRESGRARNKYQLRKFEYLSLFIIIVLLLTVGFYGELIVKIIKDIDFRYNFKTGFLEVIFYLLPAVFILKVFNCFEIKKQQTPSLDILFNRVNRYLDKLGRYLYNLIYKDFQYQLLWIPLFLIFLLYWELVFH
- a CDS encoding complex I subunit 5 family protein; translation: MAGIMSSFVFSSLNLMIAIAGVLLTVFTILFAWTDIEVKRREYLILNLAYVFSFLIVIFSQDWLVFFVAWEMVTITTSLMLIWRGKELATQYFIVQFLGSSFLLLVILVAISQGYTEIQAIGDTWLQNLFIFGLGMKSAIFGLHFWLPAIYSQASVIFNAVSSGWVVKLGFITMLKLISKGNNLLLVLGLLMAFYGGIKALMATNYKVLLAYSSISHLGYIAIGIGSGTIYGYLGSILHIITHGLAKSGLFLGSANLIKGYGSSSIYEFKNMWPRYKMSSLGILISFSSLMGFPVLAGFNSKYLIKYGFENGFFFSIILYAASLLTALYSVRFLYWGVFRDLISREKRDSKLSSGQIGKSEYLVLTMIIVLLITLGFYSGTIVNMFEKIEFQYNFLKGFLEVSAFTVASILILRGISWNKIPHGTGPTLDKLFNNINRILFKNGQFIYNLVYQDFQYQLLWIPIFLVILFLWILLM
- a CDS encoding complex I subunit 5 family protein; this translates as MELNVLLLILIPLITAFLIPLIDIIYIKVRKLLVISSAAGELIVAILLLTANYQAVIRGDFFIKYLLGGWASSLGITIVMDGLSLFFSLLICLSMFLIILYSIGFIGHHEGKYYVLLFLVSGAMQGAILTGDLFNLYVFIELITVTSAALVAFKRNREGAEAAFKYLFYGVVGGLFFLIAVFLIYFSLGTLNMESIAAHVGKINPNLMMAIIVFFLTSLFIKSGIFPFHFWLPKAHSACPGPISALLSGVLLKVFIYIFLRLFWPVFGFALLSNVGLHNFIIYLGLFSSTLGHLLAFKEDDLKRLLAFSTIGHIGMIAAALALNTVSGLAGGLLHVFSHLLMKTTLFIIAGYLLQYADSHHIADFNGIAYKNQGIFIAFIIAAMGMVGVPPLPGFFSKYYILKGFIESGYYFAAFLIIILSVISLFYYLRYIFRGYNLLDYERGIKPRKLSLVLSVFYREKIVTGVAYIFTIIMLVSGIFYWLFTQPVIAIVQNLLRRA
- a CDS encoding sodium:proton antiporter; amino-acid sequence: MIYNLVFLLLFMLGFYTILVKKNLIKLVIGLNIMEAATFFWVMALNYREGVIPILKTGSKAAAVVNPLPQALILTGIVIGASTTAFLLTLIIEINKYANVIDLDILKGLRD
- the mbhE gene encoding hydrogen gas-evolving membrane-bound hydrogenase subunit E, coding for MKNSIVILLLILLSALLIFSFDFIPEQEIVVDSTAEHIITKGLQETGSLNLVTAILYDYRAFDSMGESTVIFATVSAIVLLLSFKTLPVSSQGLSFIVKNTFGFLAPFIFLFGLYVITHGHLSPGGGFQGGVILGTISIILSIVYGSAYDYRKYPPKTKTLLETGGALLFLFIGGLGLVLKGHFLANVNPLINEPGRLISAGVIPYINIGIGFKIGAGLAIIFYSMIQKTYVEEELKS
- a CDS encoding Na(+)/H(+) antiporter subunit B, whose translation is MIFLEYLLIALMVFAALLAVIFEEELISIICLSIFSFALTALYLLYKAPDVALTEAVIGSGLNTAIFMAAISQVRSGRKNHVSREDE
- the mnhG gene encoding monovalent cation/H(+) antiporter subunit G, with amino-acid sequence MLIREIISYLLMGAGGVFAIITVIGLIRFPDVYIRIHAAAVVLTISAVLVTFGVAVYVWELFLSTKIILIGLFFLISNPMATHSIARSSYQQKVALPRVRSVDEYADYLERGEK
- a CDS encoding monovalent cation/H+ antiporter complex subunit F, with the protein product MILGLAIFFVILAFLTLYRLIIGPTITDRLIAADTIGIFLALVMLLLGLYYDIGLLVDIVLAYAVLFFVDILIFAKFFEHKELYK